The Papaver somniferum cultivar HN1 chromosome 3, ASM357369v1, whole genome shotgun sequence genome includes a region encoding these proteins:
- the LOC113355315 gene encoding isoamylase 2, chloroplastic-like has translation MASLSPMLRIHTHHLSDGAVKLTDLKVPVCFYHQRKGSYCLKRMNSLGSGNLFSEARGINVARSFNRYPGLNVAAAAAQGSDYQTGTELYTRTIEELENVSSYLFRTEVGGEVKVIVGERNMKHVVYVEVSSLPSNKDELVLNWGMYRSDSSFFLPLDPLLLASGTKPNTTQTPLVQKSVGRFSSELEFELNQDPFYLSFLLLSMSNAASSNSEIRSHRKTDFCVPVGISSGYPAPLGISFSDDNSVNFALISRNEESTVLCLYDEMPDKPSLEIELDPYVNRTGDVWHISMKNVDPYKSYGYRYKVDMIKGQRNVSQASHVFLDPYAKVLKSFFSSPPESVSLIKSLGCLCREPTFDWSGDTRICLPMESLVVYRLNVARFTEDKSSQLPPDVAGTFTGLVQKLDHFKGLGVNAILLEPVFHFDEQKGPYLPYHFFSPTNLYGPTCDAVSATNSMKEMVKRLHANNMEVLLEVIFTINAEGGVSLSQTIGYDDVIVTGGTALNCNDPIAQRFILDSLRHWVTEFHIDGFCFLNASAMCRGSNGEYLSRPPLIEAIAFDPVLSKTKIVADYWDPHELVFKEIRFPNWKRWAEMNNKFSHDVRNFIRGEGLLSNLATRLCGSGDIFLDGRGPPFSFNYITRNFGLPLVDLVSFSSGELSSELSWNCGVEGPTNKAVVLDRRLKQIRNFLFILYISLGVPVLNMGDECGRSSNGSPSYSERNSFDWEDLKTGYGLQMTQYIAFLSSLRLRRSDIFQKRSFMLEKNLDWIGSKQTQPRWEDPSSKFLALTVKANEDITNSSVESSHKAGDLFIAFNASDHSESVNLPPNSEGTAWVRLIDTALPFPGFFLADGACVIEKMDGVVVYEMKSLSCALFEARNSNLEEVIIKSTV, from the coding sequence ATGGCAAGTCTTTCACCAATGCTCAGAATACACACCCATCATCTGTCAGATGGAGCTGTAAAACTGACAGATCTGAAAGTTCCagtgtgtttttatcatcagAGAAAAGGATCGTATTGCTTAAAGAGAATGAACAGTTTAGGAAGCGGAAATTTGTTTTCTGAAGCACGTGGAATAAATGTAGCGAGGAGTTTTAACCGTTATCCGGGTTTGAATGTTGCTGCTGCAGCAGCACAAGGCTCTGATTATCAAACTGGAACGGAACTGTATACAAGAACTATTGAAGAACTTGAGAATGTGTCAAGTTATTTGTTTAGGACAGAAGTGGGTGGAGAAGTCAAGGTGATTGTTGGCGAAAGAAACATGAAGCATGTAGTGtatgttgaagtttcatcatTACCGAGCAACAAAGATGAGTTGGTATTGAATTGGGGAATGTATAGATCTGATTCATCATTTTTCTTACCCTTGGATCCTTTACTTTTAGCTTCCGGAACTAAACCAAATACCACTCAGACTCCTTTGGTACAAAAATCTGTTGGCAGGTTTTCATCCGAGTTGGAATTCGAACTGAACCAAGACCCATTCTATCTGTCATTTTTACTGTTATCCATGAGCAATGCTGCTTCAAGTAACTCAGAGATAAGAAGTCATAGAAAAACAGACTTTTGTGTCCCAGTGGGTATCAGTTCAGGGTACCCTGCTCCTTTAGGTATCTCATTTTCCGATGATAACTCAGTTAATTTTGCCCTCATTTCAAGAAATGAAGAAAGCACAGTATTGTGCTTGTATGATGAAATGCCAGATAAGCCCTCCTTAGAGATTGAGTTAGACCCATATGTTAATCGAACGGGTGATGTTTGGCATATTTCAATGAAAAATGTTGATCCTTACAAGAGCTATGGTTATCGATACAAGGTAGATATGATTAAGGGTCAAAGAAACGTATCTCAAGCAAGCCATGTTTTTCTGGACCCATACGCAAAAGTCCTTAAAAGTTTCTTCAGCAGCCCACCCGAATCTGTTTCACTTATCAAGTCTCTTGGCTGCTTATGCAGAGAACCTACTTTCGATTGGAGTGGTGATACTCGCATATGCTTACCTATGGAAAGTTTAGTAGTTTACCGGTTAAATGTGGCTCGATTTACCGAGGATAAGTCTAGTCAACTACCTCCTGATGTTGCAGGCACGTTTACTGGTTTGGTACAGAAGTTAGACCATTTTAAAGGCCTTGGTGTAAATGCGATTTTGTTAGAGCCAGTATTCCATTTCGATGAGCAAAAAGGACCTTATCTTCCGTATCACTTCTTTTCACCTACTAACCTGTACGGACCTACTTGTGATGCTGTATCTGCTACTAATTCTAtgaaagagatggttaaaagattGCACGCCAACAACATGGAAGTTCTTTTGGAAGTCATTTTTACCATTAATGCAGAGGGTGGAGTTTCTCTCTCTCAAACAATTGGGTACGATGATGTTATAGTGACAGGAGGAACTGCGTTGAACTGCAATGATCCCATTGCGCAGCGTTTCATTTTGGATAGTCTACGACATTGGGTAACCGAGTTTCATATTGATGGGTTCTGTTTTCTGAATGCTTCAGCAATGTGCAGAGGTTCAAATGGCGAGTACTTAAGTCGGCCACCTTTGATTGAGGCCATTGCATTTGATCCTGTACTGTCGAAGACTAAGATTGTTGCTGATTATTGGGACCCACATGAGCTTGTCTTTAAGGAAATCCGTTTTCCCAACTGGAAAAGATGGGCTGAAATGAATAACAAGTTTAGTCACGATGTTAGGAACTTTATCAGAGGGGAGGGTCTTCTCAGTAATCTTGCAACTCGGTTGTGTGGGAGTGGGGACATTTTCTTGGATGGTAGGGGACCCCCCTTCTCTTTTAACTATATTACAAGGAACTTCGGGTTACCTCTTGTGGACTTGGTTAGCTTCAGTTCCGGTGAACTCTCTTCTGAATTAAGTTGGAATTGTGGTGTGGAGGGTCCCACAAACAAGGCTGTTGTTCTTGATAGACGACTTAAACAAATCCGCAATTTCCTTTTCATCCTGTACATCTCACTAGGTGTTCCAGTTCTGAATATGGGAGATGAATGTGGGCGTTCTTCCAATGGATCCCCATCATACAGTGAGAGAAACTCATTTGATTGGGAGGATCTGAAAACTGGATATGGTCTTCAAATGACACAATATATCGCGTTTTTAAGTTCTCTTAGGTTGAGGAGAAGTGACATTTTTCAGAAGAGAAGCTTCATGTTGGAAAAAAATCTTGACTGGATAGGAAGTAAGCAGACTCAACCAAGATGGGAGGATCCATCAAGCAAATTCTTGGCATTGACGGTAAAAGCTAATGAAGATATTACTAATTCAAGTGTTGAATCTTCTCACAAAGCCGGCGATTTATTTATTGCCTTCAATGCCAGTGACCATTCAGAGAGTGTTAATTTACCTCCAAATTCAGAAGGAACGGCATGGGTTCGTTTAATCGACACAGCTCTCCCATTTCCTGGATTTTTCTTAGCTGACGGTGCTTGTGTTATTGAGAAGATGGACGGAGTGGTAGTTTATGAAATGAAGTCTCTCAGTTGTGCCCTCTTCGAAGCTAGGAATTCAAATCTGGAGGAAGTTATAATCAAAAGCACTGTTTGA
- the LOC113360928 gene encoding F-box protein CPR1-like, with the protein MQVCLQGLVCSLPLNLLMPILISIKTTLFSCLKVLLGLAAIVLLYSIGYDSLASPFCEINDDTIEIDYPFKHLDYDVRLLGTCNGLVCIWLYDYEGGRDFLCLWNPATTEYKEIPKSPNGFDRCEVCLCALGYDCKTDDYKLATGIEAYGTKDSSLVQVYTLTSNSWRNGQIVPYKFPYMQNSGVLVDEYLHWLAKAQGNIILLSLDMGDESFKEVQLPMDSYKHPHMILGELEGCLCILVSSYANGFKLHVEVWKMLDYGVGESWARYYVISHESIIVNQLFFEAHGVFQEWRDSVLELRYASIV; encoded by the coding sequence ATGCAAGTCTGTCTGCAAGGATTGGTATGCTCTCTTCCTCTAAATTTGTTAATGCCCATATTAATATCCATAAAAACAACCCTATTCTCATGCTTGAAGGTTCTTCTAGGTCTAGCAGCAATCGTTTTACTTTACTCCATAGGTTATGATTCATTAGCTTCACCATTTTGTGAAATTAATGATGATACTATTGAAATTGATTACCCATTCAAACATTTAGATTATGATGTTCGACTGCTGGGTACTTGTAATGGTCTGGTTTGCATCTGGTTGTATGATTATGAAGGTGGTAGAGATTTTCTTTGTCTTTGGAACCCAGCTACAACAGAATATAAGGAAATACCAAAATCACCAAATGGATTTGATAGATGTGAAGTTTGTTTATGTGCTCTTGGGTATGATTGCAAGACTGATGATTATAAGTTGGCAACGGGTATAGAAGCTTATGGAACCAAGGATAGTTCTCTGGTCCAAGTCTATACGTTAACATCAAATTCATGGAGAAACGGGCAAATTGTACCTTACAAGTTTCCTTATATGCAAAACTCTGGGGTGCTTGTTGATGAATACCTTCATTGGTTAGCAAAAGCCCAAGGTAACATTATCTTACTCTCTTTGGATATGGGTGACGAGAGTTTCAAAGAAGTGCAACTGCCGATGGACTCTTATAAGCATCCGCATATGATTCTGGGAGAGTTGGAAGGGTGCCTTTGTATCCTTGTCAGCTCATATGCTAATGGCTTTAAGCTTCATGTTGAGGTCTGGAAGATGCTGGATTATGGGGTTGGAGAATCTTGGGCTAGGTATTATGTCATTTCCCATGAGAGTATTATAGTGAATCAGTTATTTTTTGAGGCTCATGGGGTCTTTCAAGAATGGCGAGATTCTGTTCTTGAGTTGCGGTATGCTAGTATCGTATGA
- the LOC113355316 gene encoding serine incorporator 1-like: MSCLLSCCASLSCGLCTSVASGISGRSARLGYCGLFGLSLITSWILREVGAPLLEYLPWINTAGNPHSKEWLQINAVFRVSLGNFLFFASLALIMIGVKDQNDKRHVIHHGGWTVKFVVWALLIVLMFFVPDVIISFYETLSKFGSGLFLLVQVIILLDATHTWNDAWVEKDERKWYLALLAVSVGCYIAAFTIAGLMFIWFNPSGHDCGLNVFFIVMTMILAFGFAIIALHPQVNGSLLPASVISVYCAYVLYTALSSEPRDYVCNGLHNSSKGVSMGNLILGMLTTVLSVLYSACRAGSSTTFLSPPSSPRSGGGKPLLDDKLEEGKKGKETAAVPVSYSYMFFHLIFALATMYSGMLLTGWTGSSSSDSALIDVGWTSTWVRICTQWATAALYVWSLVAPLVLTDREFY, from the exons atgtctTGTTTGTTATCTTGCTGTGCATCGTTGAGTTGTGGATTGTGTACATCAGTAGCATCAGGGATATCAGGAAGATCAGCAAGATTAGGTTACTGTGGTTTATTTGGTCTTTCTCTCATCACTTCATGGATTCTTAGAGAAGTTGGTGCTCCTCTCCTTGAGTATCTCCCAT GGATAAATACTGCCGGGAACCCACACTCGAAGGAGTGGTTGCAAATCAATGCAGTTTTTCGTGTCAGTTTGGGGAATTTCTTGTTTTTTGCATCACTGGCTCTCATAATGATTGGTGTGAAGGATCAGAATGACAAACGGCATGTGATTCACCATGGTGGATGGACTGTGAAATTTGTGGTGTGGGCTTTGCTCATAGTCCTCATGTTCTTTGTTCCTGATGTAATCATCTCATTCTATG AAACATTATCAAAATTCGGATCTGGGTTGTTTCTACTGGTTCAAGTTATTATACTACTGGATGCCACACACACATGGAATGATGCATGGGTGGAGAAAGATGAACGCAAATG GTACCTTGCATTACTTGCAGTATCAGTTGGATGCTATATTGCAGCATTTACAATAGCAGGACTTATGTTCATTTGGTTCAATCCCTCAGGCCATGACTGCGGCCTTAACGTCTTCTTTATTGTCATGACTATGATTCTTGCGTTTGGGTTTGCTATTATTGCACTGCACCCTCAG GTGAATGGCAGTCTTCTGCCAGCTTCTGTGATTTCTGTGTATTGTGCATATGTGCTCTATACGGCTCTTTCAAGTGAGCCCCGAGATTATGTATGCAATGGTCTCCACAATAGTTCAAAAGGTGTATCCATGGGTAACCTAATTCTTGGTATGCTCACAACGGTTCTCTCTGTCCTGTACTCTGCCTGTCGAGCTGGATCATCCACAACCTTCCTGTCCCCACCTTCCTCACCAAGATCAG GTGGAGGAAAGCCTCTTTTGGATGATAAGTTAGAGGAAGGGAAAAAAGGGAAAGAAACCGCAGCAGTACCAGTTAGTTATTCCTATATGTTTTTCCATTTGATTTTCGCACTAGCTACTATGTATTCGGGCATGCTTCTTACAGGATGGACCGGCTCATCGTCATCTGATTCAGCTCTTATTGATGTTGGTTGGACATCAACTTGGGTTCGAATATGCACTCAATGGGCGACTGCTGCTCTTTATGTATGGTCCCTTGTGGCTCCTCTAGTCCTTACGGACCGAGAATTCTATTAG